The Anaerotignum faecicola genome contains a region encoding:
- a CDS encoding relaxase/mobilization nuclease domain-containing protein, which translates to MATTRIMPLHVGKGRTESRAISDIIDYVANPKKTDNGRLITGYACDSRTADAEFLLAKRQYIAATGRVRGADDVIAYHVRQSFRPGEITPEEANRLGVEFAKRFTKGNHAFVVCTHIDKSHIHNHIIWSSVSLEYDRKFRNFWGSTKAVRRLSDTICIENGLSIVENPKPHGKSYNKWLGDQAKPSHRELLRVAIDNALSQSPVDFEELLKLLQESGCEVSKRGKSYRLKLPGWEKAARMDSLGEGYGLEDLQAVLSGKKAHTPRKKTVTQAEPPKVNLLVDIQAKLQAGKGAGYARWAKVFNLKQMAQTMNYLSEHNLLEYAILEEKAAAATAHHNELSAQIKAAEKRMAEIAVLRTHIVNYAKTREVYVAYRKAGYSKKFREEHEEEILLHQAAKNAFDEMGVKKLPKVKELQTEYTKLLEEKKKTYAEYRRSREEMRELLTAKANVDRVLKMEVEQDVEKEKDHGQR; encoded by the coding sequence ATGGCAACCACAAGAATCATGCCGCTTCATGTCGGCAAGGGCCGCACAGAAAGTCGGGCGATCAGTGACATCATCGACTATGTGGCCAATCCAAAGAAAACAGATAACGGCAGGCTCATTACCGGCTATGCGTGTGACAGCCGGACTGCGGATGCAGAGTTTCTTCTGGCAAAGCGGCAGTACATTGCCGCTACCGGACGAGTGCGTGGCGCAGATGATGTGATTGCCTATCATGTGCGCCAGTCCTTCCGCCCCGGAGAGATTACCCCGGAAGAAGCTAACCGGCTGGGTGTGGAATTTGCCAAGCGATTCACCAAGGGTAATCATGCCTTTGTGGTCTGTACTCACATAGACAAATCGCACATTCATAATCACATTATCTGGTCATCAGTCAGCTTAGAATATGACCGGAAATTCCGAAACTTTTGGGGCAGCACCAAGGCGGTTCGTCGGCTAAGTGACACCATCTGCATCGAAAACGGACTGTCCATTGTAGAGAATCCGAAACCTCACGGAAAGAGCTATAACAAATGGCTGGGCGATCAGGCAAAGCCCTCTCACCGAGAGCTGCTTCGTGTGGCGATTGACAACGCATTATCACAAAGCCCTGTTGATTTTGAGGAACTGCTGAAGCTGCTGCAAGAGTCCGGCTGTGAAGTATCAAAGCGCGGAAAATCGTATCGCCTGAAGCTCCCCGGCTGGGAGAAAGCAGCCCGAATGGACAGCCTGGGCGAAGGATATGGATTGGAAGATTTGCAGGCAGTTCTCTCCGGGAAGAAAGCGCATACCCCACGAAAGAAAACAGTTACACAGGCAGAGCCGCCGAAGGTCAATCTGCTGGTGGACATTCAGGCAAAATTGCAGGCTGGAAAAGGTGCCGGTTATGCTCGATGGGCTAAGGTGTTCAACCTCAAGCAGATGGCGCAGACCATGAATTACCTGTCAGAGCATAACCTGTTGGAGTATGCGATTTTAGAAGAAAAGGCTGCGGCTGCCACGGCACATCACAATGAGCTTTCGGCGCAGATCAAAGCGGCTGAAAAGCGCATGGCAGAGATTGCTGTTCTGCGTACTCACATCGTAAATTATGCCAAGACCCGTGAGGTCTATGTGGCATACCGCAAGGCTGGCTACTCTAAGAAATTCCGGGAAGAACATGAGGAAGAAATTCTGCTCCACCAGGCTGCCAAGAATGCCTTTGATGAAATGGGCGTTAAGAAGCTGCCTAAGGTCAAGGAGTTGCAGACGGAGTACACAAAATTGCTGGAAGAAAAGAAAAAGACCTATGCCGAGTACCGGCGTTCCCGTGAGGAAATGCGGGAGCTTTTAACGGCAAAGGCCAATGTAGATCGAGTGCTGAAAATGGAGGTAGAACAGGATGTTGAAAAAGAAAAAGACCACGGCCAGCGGTAA
- a CDS encoding helix-turn-helix domain-containing protein: protein MPIDDLTTLGQKMREARKKKDLTQQELADLSHVSIKQIAKIEKGKINQSYLILKALAKVLPISLDTLINPDVSPEDEGATQMKMLYCSCPSEMRETLLRHTQETAKELTELSEKFETN, encoded by the coding sequence ATGCCGATTGATGATTTGACCACTTTGGGGCAAAAAATGCGGGAAGCCCGAAAGAAAAAAGACCTGACACAACAAGAACTTGCGGATCTGAGCCATGTATCTATCAAGCAAATTGCAAAAATAGAAAAAGGAAAAATAAATCAATCTTATTTGATTTTGAAGGCGTTGGCAAAGGTTCTTCCGATCTCTCTGGACACTCTGATCAATCCAGATGTTTCTCCAGAAGATGAGGGAGCCACTCAGATGAAGATGCTTTATTGCAGCTGTCCGTCAGAAATGCGTGAAACCCTCTTGCGCCATACGCAGGAGACCGCGAAAGAACTAACAGAATTATCCGAGAAATTTGAAACGAATTGA
- a CDS encoding response regulator transcription factor produces MKKILIVEDDQLLNRTLAYNLTSDGYEVISVFNFDSAVRKLRENEFDVALLDINLPDGSGLDLCEEIRNRGQHTYIIFITANDKESDMLKGYEVGGADYVTKPFSVTVLCKKVAAVFANLELRTPRHDLFDDGFLKIDFSEQSASLAGESLDFTPKEYRTLFLFVKNPRIILTKRQILEKLWDIDGDFVDEHTLTTIISRIRKKIETDERKYIKTAYGMGYQWIGGEPR; encoded by the coding sequence TTGAAGAAGATTCTAATTGTAGAGGACGATCAGCTTTTGAATCGGACATTGGCATACAATCTGACCTCTGATGGATATGAGGTTATTTCTGTTTTTAATTTTGACAGCGCGGTAAGAAAGCTACGGGAAAATGAATTTGATGTGGCACTGTTGGATATTAACCTCCCCGATGGCAGCGGACTGGATCTGTGTGAAGAAATCCGGAATCGCGGTCAGCATACCTATATCATCTTTATCACAGCCAATGATAAGGAGAGCGATATGCTCAAGGGATATGAAGTCGGCGGTGCGGATTATGTGACCAAACCATTTTCTGTGACGGTGCTTTGCAAAAAAGTAGCGGCGGTTTTTGCAAATCTGGAACTGCGGACACCCCGGCATGATCTGTTTGATGATGGCTTTCTGAAAATCGACTTTTCCGAACAAAGTGCGTCCCTTGCCGGAGAATCCTTGGACTTTACACCGAAGGAATACCGCACCCTGTTCCTGTTCGTAAAGAACCCCCGGATTATTCTGACCAAGCGGCAGATTTTAGAGAAGCTGTGGGACATTGATGGGGACTTTGTGGATGAGCATACGCTGACGACGATCATCAGCCGTATCCGCAAAAAAATCGAAACAGACGAGAGGAAATATATTAAGACAGCTTATGGAATGGGCTATCAGTGGATCGGCGGTGAGCCTCGATGA
- a CDS encoding HAMP domain-containing histidine kinase, with translation MKLQNLSVRAFLRKIVAGTLLTAALLLLIFFLLTKDVRVVICGIILTAAFYIWGMVFLNYFQKKLSLFTDGLCQTLDHMMDSTDRPQVDYEAETLLSRISHRLERLYNVMQKTRHTAEGEKEELQSLVSDISHQTKTPIANLKLINDTMLTRPLTEEKRKEFLQATGTQLDKLDFLIQGMVKTSRLETGVITLEKQDAVIGDTLVSAINGVLAPMEQKEISLSVDCPSDLTISHDSRWTSEALFNILDNAVKYTSAGGSIQVRVRDWEMYLRIDVTDTGRGIPEHSQGTIFKRFYRDEAVHDIDGVGIGLYLAREIITMQGGYITVESKVGEGSTFSVFLPIK, from the coding sequence ATGAAGCTGCAAAATTTATCTGTCAGGGCATTTTTGAGAAAAATTGTGGCGGGGACTCTGCTCACTGCCGCTTTGCTGCTGTTGATTTTTTTCCTGTTGACGAAAGATGTGCGTGTTGTCATCTGCGGCATTATTTTGACAGCTGCATTTTACATTTGGGGCATGGTTTTTCTGAACTATTTTCAAAAGAAACTTTCTCTGTTCACCGATGGTTTGTGCCAGACATTGGATCACATGATGGACAGTACAGACCGGCCTCAGGTAGACTATGAAGCGGAAACACTGCTGTCTCGGATCAGCCATCGTCTGGAACGGCTCTATAATGTGATGCAGAAAACCAGACATACGGCAGAGGGAGAAAAGGAAGAACTGCAATCCCTGGTATCGGATATTTCCCACCAGACCAAAACCCCCATCGCAAATTTGAAGCTAATCAACGATACGATGCTGACAAGGCCATTGACAGAAGAAAAGCGCAAGGAGTTTTTGCAGGCCACAGGCACACAGCTGGATAAACTGGATTTTCTCATTCAGGGAATGGTGAAAACTTCCCGTCTGGAAACGGGTGTCATTACGCTGGAGAAACAAGATGCTGTGATCGGGGATACGCTGGTGAGCGCCATCAATGGTGTTTTGGCTCCGATGGAACAAAAAGAGATCAGCCTGTCGGTGGACTGCCCATCTGATCTGACAATATCCCATGACAGCCGCTGGACTTCCGAAGCATTGTTTAACATTCTGGATAATGCGGTAAAGTACACCTCTGCCGGTGGCAGCATCCAGGTGAGGGTACGGGATTGGGAAATGTATTTGAGGATAGATGTGACGGATACAGGCAGAGGCATCCCGGAGCATTCTCAGGGCACGATCTTCAAACGCTTCTATCGGGATGAAGCGGTGCATGATATAGATGGGGTCGGAATCGGCTTATACCTTGCCCGTGAGATCATTACCATGCAGGGCGGCTATATTACCGTCGAGTCTAAAGTTGGGGAAGGATCAACTTTTTCCGTGTTCCTGCCCATAAAATAA
- a CDS encoding FtsX-like permease family protein: MTLPFENDTSRIVKKYAKHSISQSRVKTFLSVLTIALAVALLSGFALSVIGMETEAKRELLVSSQMLYHNLNDEQMQTLRHDERISDSKIYMQAANTQIENYLVIPVYIEQNNSQIVMDEIVEGQYPIDLYDVAVDKAYLEQLGLPAELGATITIPFYDGNKENFTVVGLTDSGSTERVYSLFCSKQYTEAGSQFQHSVTALAVQFAHADEMSKQAFEAMTKQIEADYGIPAQNSDPNDGFLSSLEPNWEDIQIVMIFSFAVLFVSYLVIYSIFYIYVHNQVREFGQLRTMGTTAKQIKKILRVQGRIFCIYGTALGLVIGGIAAFLFKPNGWSWGNTAITSIVIFLLVYGMVWLAMSKPAKIAGSISPIEAAKNTGYESFPAVSKKLHRKITPFSLAIMGSSRNRKKWIVTVLSLGIAGIMFMGGTTLLSSLDMERLARHGLLEYGEFEVELSRNAIKNDPHGQTGVQLKNPLKEDLIQTIAQMEGVAEVSEYKTLEAKFEYNGVTKKENITPFTPDQQALLEKYLVTGTADYSTMSESHEILVLRNEYADYIYDWTFHVGDTVKFRWFDGIREQETEFRIAGEISDGIFEDDGGGKIFGKTGFFLLPEELMNQMMPSGFNFNSQLLVRMDDLSQEPALRETMNDLLDTTPMVTMESLYDYYQDSEAMYQRTSLVIWGLCGFIMLFAVINLVNTLIATTLSRKHEFSVLRSVGMAKKQLRQTVQCEGILLAFWNICITALIGTAVGYGIIRYLNYVGDDTWVWHFPAVHFAGYMIVAILLPVLIAAALIHLLEKKSIVQQLREID, translated from the coding sequence ATGACATTACCATTTGAAAATGATACTAGCCGGATTGTCAAAAAGTATGCCAAGCACAGTATCAGTCAAAGCCGGGTTAAAACATTTTTATCTGTTTTGACCATCGCGTTGGCAGTTGCCTTGCTGTCTGGCTTTGCTTTGTCTGTGATTGGGATGGAAACCGAAGCAAAACGAGAATTGCTTGTGTCAAGTCAGATGTTATATCACAATCTGAACGATGAACAGATGCAGACCCTGCGGCATGATGAAAGAATTTCGGATTCAAAGATATATATGCAGGCGGCCAATACGCAGATTGAAAACTATCTGGTGATCCCTGTCTATATCGAGCAAAATAACAGCCAAATCGTTATGGATGAAATTGTGGAAGGGCAGTATCCCATAGACCTTTATGATGTAGCTGTGGATAAGGCATATTTGGAGCAACTGGGGCTTCCAGCGGAGTTGGGGGCAACAATCACAATCCCGTTTTATGATGGAAATAAGGAAAACTTTACTGTGGTAGGCCTTACAGACAGTGGTTCCACAGAACGGGTCTACTCCCTTTTCTGTTCCAAACAATATACGGAAGCGGGAAGCCAATTCCAGCATTCTGTAACAGCTCTGGCTGTTCAATTTGCTCATGCTGATGAAATGTCCAAGCAGGCATTTGAGGCCATGACCAAGCAGATTGAAGCTGACTATGGTATTCCAGCGCAAAATTCTGATCCGAACGATGGTTTTCTTTCCTCTCTGGAGCCGAATTGGGAAGATATTCAGATTGTTATGATCTTTTCTTTTGCTGTACTTTTTGTTAGTTATTTGGTGATTTACAGTATTTTCTATATTTATGTGCATAATCAGGTGCGGGAATTTGGGCAGTTGCGTACAATGGGAACAACTGCAAAACAGATTAAGAAAATTCTTCGGGTACAAGGTAGGATTTTCTGTATTTATGGTACAGCTTTGGGGCTGGTAATCGGTGGGATTGCAGCCTTTCTGTTCAAGCCAAACGGATGGAGCTGGGGTAATACCGCAATAACCAGTATTGTAATTTTCCTTCTTGTCTATGGCATGGTATGGCTGGCTATGAGCAAGCCTGCAAAAATTGCAGGCAGCATTTCACCGATTGAGGCAGCAAAAAACACCGGATATGAGAGTTTTCCTGCTGTTTCAAAGAAACTGCATCGGAAAATCACCCCTTTTTCACTGGCTATTATGGGAAGTTCTCGTAACCGGAAAAAGTGGATTGTAACTGTTCTTTCGTTAGGTATTGCAGGAATCATGTTTATGGGCGGAACAACACTCCTTTCTTCTCTGGATATGGAGCGCCTTGCAAGACATGGGCTTTTAGAATATGGAGAATTTGAAGTTGAGCTTTCCCGAAATGCGATCAAGAATGACCCGCATGGACAAACTGGAGTCCAGTTAAAGAATCCTTTGAAGGAAGATTTGATACAGACCATTGCGCAGATGGAGGGTGTTGCAGAAGTTTCGGAATATAAAACATTAGAGGCAAAATTTGAATACAACGGAGTGACTAAAAAAGAAAATATTACCCCATTCACACCAGATCAGCAGGCCCTCTTGGAAAAATATTTGGTGACTGGCACGGCTGATTATTCAACTATGTCTGAAAGTCATGAGATTCTGGTGTTGCGAAATGAATATGCAGACTACATCTACGACTGGACATTTCATGTTGGAGATACGGTGAAGTTCCGCTGGTTTGATGGGATACGGGAGCAGGAGACAGAGTTTAGAATTGCTGGAGAAATCAGCGATGGTATCTTTGAAGATGATGGTGGAGGTAAAATTTTTGGAAAAACAGGATTTTTCCTACTGCCAGAAGAACTAATGAATCAAATGATGCCATCTGGCTTTAACTTCAACAGTCAGTTGCTGGTTCGTATGGATGACCTTTCACAAGAGCCAGCCCTTCGGGAAACTATGAATGATCTGCTTGATACCACACCAATGGTAACAATGGAATCTCTCTATGACTACTATCAAGACAGCGAGGCTATGTATCAACGCACCAGCCTTGTGATATGGGGGCTGTGTGGATTTATCATGCTGTTTGCAGTTATCAATCTGGTAAATACACTGATTGCTACGACACTCTCCCGCAAACACGAATTTTCTGTTCTTCGCTCTGTTGGTATGGCCAAAAAGCAGTTAAGGCAGACAGTGCAGTGTGAAGGCATCTTGCTGGCTTTTTGGAACATTTGTATCACTGCCCTGATTGGAACTGCGGTCGGTTATGGGATTATTCGTTATCTGAATTATGTTGGCGACGATACTTGGGTGTGGCATTTCCCGGCAGTACATTTTGCTGGATATATGATAGTGGCAATTTTGCTTCCTGTTTTAATTGCTGCAGCTCTGATCCATCTTTTGGAGAAAAAGTCTATTGTGCAGCAGTTGAGAGAGATAGATTAA
- a CDS encoding FtsX-like permease family protein: protein MTLPFENDTSRIVKRLAKQNMKANRRTSISIMVAILIASTFLCSLCTFVQSYWNQSVQQEIAAYGDWDAQLLEIHAGQLDLIRNNENIQSIMVKGDNQTALLPTASGLPYLLIQNCDGAYWGGMREKNLILRGRVPQALGEIVVGKSFFEQNPSVEIGDRLNLDLGERRIGNTTVDFLSPIQNGEEFVKTEKVQYTIVGEIDMTVSSAYNGYPAYGWLDTATLSEDTGIVAYLQVTQPRKVYEIIPQIAEDIGLQPDEFGDYPFRYHTALLGMYGIYAPGHFLSSDLPKLALALGLVMAASMAVFAYIIRGAFSISAKRKVKELGILKSIGMTPRQIRMMIVYEARWLSVLPILVSVGLGYLFSYGVLAAYSDLTQEVTGSRITASFSPWVAVVSVILSFLTVRLAASGPARQMGKLRPIEAVKESWSNPSLKKSAKHPILKKCFGFLGNISANSMTANKRLFRTCTVTLSLCMLLMFSFLAVFSVSDINNTKAEQDSHFNVNLTMESGQKIEPALMDELKQLPHIEEQATYTMANCAIWVSESELSEEFLSSGGFGTKAAGEYVAKRDGRYRIPCVLIGLEQDAYEDYLMQSGVPYSEQGAALIVNSVVKNPDSRGYEAKKDMVPYLKLKEGQSLEVTEKFLDSIQGDYRFDVTVSSALSEMPEIGRNMAFYTLPILVPMDQYYEIIQNFGEDRAVYNYRTYMNLLVEDGLDAEVQAQAEHICGTYLGTSDFYTSSKTQRALDRERLTDATMLIVYSLTALFGIIGISSAAVAILNSLYQRRKEFAMLRSVGLDRKGLNRLLHIEGFFLGGKPLVIGLPILFLIAAVLMWMQDVTFMEFIQVFPLLGLAAYIVLVLMVISGIYRTASRRIRRDIIVEVLKDENV, encoded by the coding sequence ATGACATTACCATTTGAAAATGATACCAGCCGGATTGTAAAGCGGCTGGCGAAACAGAATATGAAAGCAAACCGGCGTACATCCATTTCTATCATGGTAGCCATATTGATCGCATCAACTTTTTTGTGTTCGTTATGCACATTCGTCCAAAGCTATTGGAATCAAAGTGTGCAGCAGGAGATTGCAGCCTACGGTGATTGGGATGCACAGCTTTTGGAGATTCATGCCGGCCAGCTGGATTTGATTCGGAATAACGAAAATATCCAGAGCATCATGGTAAAAGGAGATAATCAGACCGCCTTATTGCCGACTGCATCCGGCCTGCCCTATCTTTTGATCCAAAACTGTGATGGAGCCTATTGGGGCGGTATGCGGGAAAAGAATCTGATCCTGCGCGGACGGGTTCCCCAGGCGCTGGGAGAGATTGTGGTTGGAAAAAGTTTTTTTGAGCAGAATCCATCTGTTGAGATTGGAGATCGGCTGAACCTGGATTTGGGCGAACGAAGGATTGGAAATACAACTGTGGATTTTCTTTCCCCCATTCAAAACGGGGAAGAATTTGTGAAAACAGAAAAAGTGCAGTACACCATCGTTGGTGAGATTGATATGACTGTTTCCAGCGCATACAATGGCTACCCTGCGTATGGGTGGCTGGACACGGCCACATTATCGGAGGACACGGGGATCGTTGCGTATCTTCAAGTGACGCAGCCGCGAAAAGTCTATGAAATCATCCCGCAGATAGCAGAGGACATTGGCTTGCAGCCGGATGAATTTGGTGACTATCCCTTCCGTTACCACACAGCCCTGCTTGGGATGTATGGAATTTATGCGCCGGGACATTTCCTAAGCAGTGACCTTCCCAAACTTGCGCTTGCGCTGGGTTTGGTCATGGCAGCATCTATGGCGGTATTTGCCTATATCATTCGGGGCGCTTTTTCTATTTCTGCGAAACGCAAGGTAAAGGAGCTGGGAATCTTAAAATCCATTGGAATGACGCCCAGGCAGATCCGCATGATGATCGTATATGAGGCGCGCTGGCTGTCTGTGCTTCCCATTCTGGTTTCTGTGGGACTTGGATACCTTTTTTCCTATGGCGTATTGGCAGCATACTCTGACCTGACGCAGGAAGTGACCGGGAGCCGGATAACCGCTTCCTTTTCCCCGTGGGTCGCAGTGGTTTCTGTGATTCTTTCGTTCCTGACGGTTCGCCTGGCTGCTTCTGGTCCTGCCCGGCAGATGGGAAAACTTCGCCCGATTGAAGCGGTCAAAGAAAGCTGGAGCAATCCTTCTTTGAAAAAATCAGCAAAGCATCCGATCCTGAAAAAGTGCTTTGGATTCCTTGGAAATATTTCTGCAAACTCCATGACGGCTAATAAGAGGCTGTTTCGTACCTGTACGGTAACGCTGAGTCTGTGTATGCTTTTGATGTTCAGTTTTCTGGCTGTTTTTTCCGTTTCAGATATTAACAATACAAAAGCAGAACAGGACAGCCACTTTAATGTCAATCTTACCATGGAGTCTGGTCAGAAAATAGAGCCAGCGCTTATGGATGAATTGAAGCAGCTGCCTCATATAGAAGAACAGGCCACCTATACGATGGCGAACTGTGCGATCTGGGTTTCAGAAAGTGAGCTGTCAGAAGAATTTCTTTCCTCTGGAGGATTTGGCACAAAAGCGGCTGGTGAGTATGTAGCAAAGCGCGATGGTCGCTACCGTATCCCATGTGTATTGATTGGTCTGGAACAGGACGCCTATGAAGATTATCTCATGCAGTCAGGGGTGCCTTATTCTGAACAGGGTGCTGCGCTCATTGTCAATTCTGTTGTGAAAAATCCTGACTCCAGAGGTTATGAAGCCAAAAAAGATATGGTTCCATATCTAAAACTCAAAGAAGGTCAGTCTTTAGAAGTAACAGAGAAGTTCCTGGACTCCATTCAGGGGGATTACCGTTTTGATGTGACGGTGTCATCTGCACTTTCTGAAATGCCGGAGATTGGGCGTAATATGGCCTTTTATACATTGCCCATTCTGGTGCCGATGGATCAATACTATGAGATTATCCAGAATTTCGGAGAGGATCGTGCAGTTTACAATTACAGGACTTACATGAATCTTCTCGTGGAAGATGGGCTGGATGCCGAAGTACAGGCGCAGGCAGAGCATATCTGTGGTACTTATCTGGGGACGAGTGATTTCTATACCTCCAGCAAGACTCAGCGCGCTTTGGACAGAGAGCGGCTGACCGATGCGACCATGCTGATCGTTTACAGTTTGACTGCACTATTTGGTATCATTGGAATCTCATCGGCAGCAGTGGCGATTCTGAACAGTCTGTATCAGAGAAGAAAGGAATTTGCCATGCTGCGTTCTGTGGGGCTGGATAGAAAAGGTCTTAATCGTTTGCTGCATATAGAAGGGTTCTTCCTTGGAGGAAAGCCTTTGGTCATTGGATTGCCGATTCTGTTTTTGATCGCCGCAGTTTTGATGTGGATGCAGGATGTGACTTTTATGGAGTTCATTCAGGTATTTCCGTTATTAGGGCTGGCAGCCTATATTGTTCTGGTACTAATGGTCATCAGTGGGATTTACAGAACGGCTTCCAGAAGAATCCGCAGGGATATTATTGTAGAAGTCTTAAAGGATGAAAATGTGTGA
- a CDS encoding ABC transporter ATP-binding protein, translated as MKILQTTDLKKYYGTEPNITRALDGVNFSVEEGEFVAVVGTSGSGKSTLLHMMGGLDTPTSGSVMVRDKELAKMNDEQLTIFRRRNIGFIFQNYNLVPILNVHENIVLPVELDGDTVDQKFMADVVSMLGLEDKLKNMPNNLSGGQQQRVAIARALVSKPAIVLADEPTGNLDSRTSADVLGLLQRTSREFNQTLVMITHNDAIAQLADRIVRIEDGKIVG; from the coding sequence ATGAAAATTTTGCAGACAACTGATCTTAAAAAATACTACGGCACAGAGCCGAACATTACCCGCGCCCTGGATGGCGTGAACTTCTCTGTGGAGGAAGGCGAATTTGTGGCGGTGGTCGGCACTTCCGGCTCCGGTAAGTCCACCCTGCTTCACATGATGGGCGGCCTGGATACCCCCACTTCCGGCAGCGTGATGGTGCGGGATAAGGAGCTGGCGAAGATGAACGATGAGCAGCTTACCATCTTCCGCCGCCGCAATATCGGCTTTATTTTCCAGAACTACAATCTGGTGCCGATCCTAAATGTTCATGAGAACATCGTTTTGCCCGTGGAACTGGATGGGGATACGGTGGATCAGAAATTCATGGCGGATGTGGTGTCCATGCTGGGACTGGAGGATAAGCTGAAGAATATGCCAAACAACCTCTCCGGTGGCCAGCAGCAGCGTGTGGCTATCGCCCGCGCTCTGGTGTCAAAGCCCGCTATCGTCCTTGCCGATGAACCCACCGGAAACCTGGACAGCAGGACCAGCGCCGATGTGCTGGGGCTTTTGCAGAGAACAAGCCGTGAATTTAACCAGACGCTGGTAATGATCACACATAATGATGCCATTGCCCAGCTTGCAGACCGTATCGTGCGGATTGAGGATGGCAAAATCGTTGGATAA